A single Fusobacterium hominis DNA region contains:
- the pepV gene encoding dipeptidase PepV produces the protein MEIREYIDNNFQETLESVKKIIRIKTVKGERTKDAPFGENLKYALEEVLSIAASLGFKTVNLDNYIGYAEVGSGEDYIAILGHIDVVPEGDVSKWTVDPYSATIKENMLISRGAIDNKAPIISALFAIKALVETNPNFNKKVRIIFGTNEESGDEDIKYYLQRENPPKYAFTPDAKFPVIFSEKGIYTFSLKDKFTGKNTAIECLEAGTRSNVIPEKAVVILKDKSETEIEEAVKKASQKTKCTYEVIENKVEVKGKSGHASSPQKGINAIAGLYIFLDQLLDEKDSMKNFVHFIATNVGHETDGKGLGIDNKNEETGDLTISAGITGIKNGEIFVKFNVRYPASITKEELDNILEKKSHESGIIFMQENHNPPLYFSKDSILVKTLQQVYKEVTGREEEPASSGGGTYAKLMPNTVAFGPNYSGFKGNAHSFDECMDLDMLKDGMEIYAKAILELGKYL, from the coding sequence ATGGAAATAAGAGAATATATAGATAATAATTTTCAAGAGACATTAGAGAGCGTAAAAAAGATTATAAGGATAAAAACTGTAAAGGGAGAAAGGACAAAAGATGCTCCATTTGGAGAAAATCTTAAGTATGCCTTAGAAGAGGTGTTGTCAATAGCAGCGTCACTAGGCTTTAAAACAGTAAATTTAGACAATTATATCGGGTATGCTGAAGTAGGATCAGGAGAAGATTACATAGCTATTTTAGGGCATATAGACGTCGTGCCAGAAGGAGATGTCTCTAAGTGGACTGTAGATCCATATAGTGCTACTATAAAAGAAAATATGCTTATTTCAAGAGGTGCAATAGATAATAAAGCTCCTATTATTTCAGCTTTATTTGCAATAAAAGCGTTAGTAGAAACAAATCCAAATTTTAACAAAAAAGTGAGAATAATTTTTGGAACAAATGAAGAAAGTGGAGATGAGGATATAAAATATTATTTACAAAGAGAGAATCCACCTAAGTATGCTTTTACTCCAGATGCAAAATTTCCTGTGATATTTTCAGAAAAAGGAATATATACTTTTTCTCTAAAAGACAAATTTACAGGTAAAAATACTGCAATAGAGTGTTTAGAAGCTGGAACAAGATCAAATGTTATTCCAGAAAAAGCAGTAGTAATATTAAAAGATAAATCAGAAACAGAAATTGAGGAAGCAGTAAAAAAAGCTAGCCAAAAAACAAAGTGTACATATGAAGTGATAGAAAATAAAGTAGAGGTAAAAGGAAAATCAGGACACGCAAGTTCTCCACAAAAAGGAATTAATGCAATAGCAGGATTATATATATTTTTAGACCAATTATTAGACGAAAAAGATAGTATGAAAAATTTCGTTCATTTTATAGCAACTAATGTAGGGCATGAAACAGATGGAAAAGGATTAGGAATAGATAATAAAAATGAAGAAACAGGTGACCTAACAATTAGTGCTGGAATTACAGGAATAAAAAATGGAGAGATATTTGTAAAATTTAATGTGAGATATCCAGCTAGTATAACTAAAGAGGAACTAGATAATATTTTAGAGAAAAAATCTCATGAAAGTGGTATAATTTTTATGCAGGAAAATCATAACCCACCACTATATTTTTCTAAAGATAGTATCTTAGTAAAAACATTGCAACAAGTCTATAAAGAAGTAACAGGAAGAGAGGAAGAGCCAGCATCTTCAGGGGGAGGTACTTATGCCAAACTTATGCCAAATACAGTAGCTTTTGGCCCAAATTATAGTGGATTTAAAGGAAATGCACATAGTTTTGATGAATGTATGGATTTAGATATGTTAAAAGATGGAATGGAAATATATGCAAAGGCTATTTTAGAATTAGGTAAATATCTATAG
- a CDS encoding PTS sugar transporter subunit IIB: MKKILLLCQAGMSTSLLVKKMTEAAQKKGIEAEIKAVGLEKFQENMDQYDVFLLGPQVKYKKAELEKIAAEVGKKVEVINTVDYGMMRGDKVLDFALGLIK; the protein is encoded by the coding sequence ATGAAGAAAATATTGTTACTTTGTCAGGCTGGAATGTCAACAAGCCTGCTTGTAAAGAAAATGACAGAAGCAGCACAAAAAAAAGGAATCGAAGCAGAAATTAAAGCTGTAGGACTTGAAAAGTTCCAAGAAAATATGGATCAATATGATGTATTCTTACTTGGACCACAAGTAAAATACAAAAAAGCTGAATTAGAAAAAATAGCTGCAGAAGTAGGAAAGAAAGTTGAAGTTATAAATACTGTTGATTACGGTATGATGAGAGGAGACAAAGTTTTAGACTTTGCACTTGGATTAATTAAATAA
- a CDS encoding PTS sugar transporter subunit IIC: protein MSKVIGFLEEKLVPVAVWIEKNKYINGIRRAFIMLMPLLMIGSIFLMIQAFPLPAYQNAMGRLLGENWKTIFDIPVTATFSMIAVYVSFLVAQQLAKQFELDSIAVGLLSLASFLILTPLEKTTDFGEVLTFQWLGSKGMFIAMLIGLGTVIIFRFFVTRNIVVKMPEGVPPEVIRSFEALIPGAVILTVALLLRIFMGQTAYGTIHDFIYTVLAVPLKALGTSYIGSLLTVFAISILWSVGINSGSMVNGIIRPFWLENQVENIAAVQAGQPLPHVITEQFFDMIWMGGVGATLSLLIAMLIFARSKQIRAVAKIGTVPGIFNINEPVLFGIPIILNPIMLIPFNIIPLVFVTTQYIAMTIGLVSRPLGVAFPWPTPAIISGFLTVGDISGAIMQIVNLIIGALIYLPFLKIIDKAAKQEEDNEMTEEA, encoded by the coding sequence ATGAGTAAGGTTATTGGTTTTTTAGAGGAAAAGTTAGTGCCTGTTGCAGTATGGATAGAAAAAAATAAATATATCAACGGGATTAGAAGAGCATTTATAATGTTGATGCCATTATTAATGATAGGGTCTATATTTTTAATGATCCAAGCATTTCCATTGCCTGCATATCAAAATGCAATGGGAAGATTATTAGGAGAAAACTGGAAAACAATATTTGATATTCCAGTTACAGCAACATTCTCAATGATAGCAGTTTATGTATCATTTCTTGTTGCACAACAACTTGCAAAACAATTTGAATTAGATAGTATAGCAGTTGGATTATTATCATTAGCATCATTTTTAATATTAACACCACTTGAAAAAACTACAGATTTTGGAGAAGTTTTAACATTCCAATGGTTAGGAAGTAAAGGAATGTTTATAGCTATGTTAATAGGACTTGGAACAGTTATAATCTTTAGATTTTTCGTTACAAGAAATATAGTAGTAAAAATGCCAGAAGGGGTACCACCTGAAGTAATAAGATCATTTGAAGCATTAATTCCAGGAGCTGTAATTTTAACAGTAGCATTACTATTAAGAATATTTATGGGACAAACTGCATATGGAACAATTCATGATTTTATCTATACAGTATTAGCTGTACCGTTAAAAGCATTAGGAACTTCATACATTGGATCACTATTGACAGTATTTGCTATTTCTATATTATGGTCTGTTGGAATAAATAGTGGATCTATGGTAAATGGAATAATAAGACCATTTTGGCTTGAAAACCAAGTAGAAAATATAGCTGCAGTTCAAGCAGGACAACCATTACCACATGTTATAACAGAGCAATTCTTTGATATGATATGGATGGGTGGAGTTGGAGCAACTTTATCTCTATTAATAGCTATGTTAATATTTGCTAGAAGTAAACAAATAAGGGCAGTTGCAAAAATAGGAACTGTTCCTGGAATATTTAATATAAATGAACCAGTATTATTTGGAATTCCTATCATATTAAATCCAATTATGTTAATTCCATTTAATATAATACCACTTGTATTTGTAACGACTCAATATATTGCTATGACTATAGGATTAGTATCAAGACCTTTAGGAGTTGCATTTCCTTGGCCAACACCAGCTATTATAAGTGGATTTTTAACAGTTGGAGATATATCAGGTGCAATTATGCAAATAGTAAATCTAATCATAGGAGCATTAATATATCTACCATTCTTAAAGATAATTGATAAAGCGGCAAAACAAGAAGAAGATAACGAAATGACAGAGGAAGCATAG
- a CDS encoding N(4)-(beta-N-acetylglucosaminyl)-L-asparaginase, with amino-acid sequence MKKEWSMIATWRMAGDAVKLGGEILENNGKCQDAVEKAIMQVEDYPFYKSVGYGGLPNEDCEVELDAAFMDGKTLSIGAIAGIKDFKNPVSIARKLSEDRFNIFLVGAGAEAYAHKNGFVRQNMLTERAKKTWEKRKQEIYEKNLSPYDGHDTVCMIAKDKEGDMAVATSTSGLFMKKRGRVGDSPVSGSGFYVDNEIGGAAATGLGEDIMKGCLSYEVVQRMKNGQSPMEAAQDAVTEFSEKLKKLRGTAGAISVIALNNTGEWGIGTNVEFTFAAVSCDKYAAVYRAIPDENNVVTIEELSQEAMEEYKRSIQEPLK; translated from the coding sequence ATGAAAAAGGAATGGAGTATGATAGCTACTTGGAGAATGGCAGGAGATGCTGTAAAGTTAGGTGGAGAAATCCTAGAAAATAATGGAAAATGCCAAGATGCAGTAGAAAAAGCTATTATGCAAGTTGAAGATTATCCTTTTTATAAATCAGTTGGATATGGTGGACTTCCAAATGAAGATTGCGAAGTAGAATTAGATGCAGCATTTATGGACGGAAAGACACTATCAATTGGAGCTATAGCAGGGATTAAGGATTTTAAAAACCCTGTATCAATAGCTAGAAAATTAAGTGAAGACAGGTTTAATATATTTTTAGTGGGAGCTGGGGCTGAAGCATATGCACATAAAAATGGGTTTGTGAGACAAAATATGCTTACAGAAAGAGCTAAAAAAACATGGGAAAAAAGGAAACAAGAAATATATGAAAAAAATCTTTCTCCATATGATGGACATGACACTGTATGTATGATTGCTAAAGATAAAGAAGGAGATATGGCAGTAGCAACATCTACAAGTGGACTATTTATGAAAAAAAGAGGAAGAGTTGGAGACTCACCAGTTTCAGGATCAGGATTTTATGTTGATAATGAAATAGGAGGAGCAGCAGCAACAGGACTTGGAGAAGACATCATGAAAGGTTGTCTTTCATATGAAGTTGTACAAAGAATGAAAAATGGGCAATCTCCAATGGAAGCAGCACAAGATGCTGTAACAGAGTTTTCTGAAAAGCTTAAAAAGTTGAGAGGGACAGCAGGAGCAATTTCAGTTATAGCTTTAAATAACACTGGAGAATGGGGAATAGGAACAAATGTAGAATTTACATTTGCAGCTGTTTCTTGTGATAAATATGCAGCTGTATATAGAGCAATACCAGATGAAAATAATGTAGTTACTATAGAAGAACTTTCACAAGAAGCTATGGAAGAATACAAAAGAAGTATTCAAGAACCTTTAAAATAA
- a CDS encoding PTS lactose/cellobiose transporter subunit IIA, with protein MSISIEEIAMTIVGNAGEARSFAFEALREAKEGNYEKAQEYLAQSKERSLAAHELQTELICNEADGNGIEMNLLMVHAQDHLMTSILARELITEMIELYKKIDK; from the coding sequence ATGAGTATTTCAATTGAAGAGATAGCAATGACAATAGTAGGAAATGCAGGAGAAGCAAGAAGCTTTGCATTTGAAGCATTAAGAGAAGCAAAAGAAGGAAATTATGAAAAAGCACAAGAGTATTTAGCACAATCTAAAGAAAGGTCGCTTGCAGCACATGAATTACAAACAGAATTAATTTGTAACGAAGCTGATGGAAATGGAATTGAGATGAATCTTTTAATGGTACATGCACAAGATCATCTAATGACTTCTATATTAGCAAGAGAACTTATCACAGAAATGATAGAGCTTTATAAAAAAATTGATAAATAA
- a CDS encoding replication initiation protein, giving the protein MVETNDKYSMLDFRLTGKNIKIDFSKHLTKKEKQLFRYLKIQKYNHISIDKFIEIFGFIDIDEIIKFLNNLKSKSIIFSSDEKHYYIYLSIIQSFYINNNIVYLVFSDEISSAFKKGSFFENLGLNKILYLEEKFSYRLYQYICSNKDKKIYITIDELRDILEISNSYKRFYDLEKNFLTPIFEDIKKNTDEEFHYEKVKQGEYKGAKILGINIYKEGIDNYVEKQNPYIPLDNFMEKLKKYITNFSEIYSLLSKNLATHGEEYVKNKIDYVLENFSANIEEHLKETFDETDNKTPYLVINKKFKNLFELHSEILSFIHKHNLAKISTYMFPVKLYSLKDKQSLTLQDKNFTVKINYNKNSTSRVEFFINK; this is encoded by the coding sequence ATGGTAGAAACTAACGATAAATATTCAATGCTTGATTTTAGATTGACAGGTAAAAATATAAAGATAGATTTTTCAAAGCATCTTACGAAAAAAGAAAAGCAACTTTTTCGTTATCTAAAAATTCAAAAATATAACCACATCTCAATTGATAAATTCATTGAGATTTTTGGCTTTATTGATATAGACGAAATTATAAAATTTTTAAACAACCTTAAAAGCAAATCTATAATATTTTCATCAGACGAAAAACACTATTATATATATCTGAGTATAATACAATCTTTTTACATCAATAATAATATTGTATATCTAGTTTTTTCAGACGAAATATCAAGTGCTTTTAAAAAAGGGTCTTTCTTTGAAAATCTAGGACTTAATAAAATTTTATATTTAGAGGAAAAGTTTTCTTATAGACTTTATCAATATATATGTAGTAATAAAGATAAAAAAATCTATATTACCATTGATGAATTAAGAGATATTTTAGAGATAAGTAATTCTTATAAAAGATTTTACGATCTTGAAAAAAACTTTTTAACTCCAATTTTTGAAGATATTAAGAAAAATACAGATGAAGAATTTCATTATGAAAAAGTAAAACAGGGAGAGTATAAAGGGGCTAAGATATTAGGAATAAATATATATAAAGAAGGTATTGATAATTACGTTGAAAAACAAAATCCTTATATTCCTTTAGATAACTTTATGGAAAAATTAAAAAAATATATTACTAATTTTTCAGAAATATATTCTCTTTTAAGTAAAAATTTAGCTACCCATGGAGAGGAGTATGTAAAAAATAAGATAGATTATGTTCTTGAAAACTTTTCAGCAAATATTGAAGAACATCTTAAAGAAACATTTGATGAAACAGATAATAAAACCCCTTATCTTGTAATAAATAAAAAATTTAAAAATCTTTTTGAACTTCATTCAGAAATATTATCTTTTATTCATAAACATAATTTAGCAAAAATTTCTACTTACATGTTTCCAGTAAAACTTTATTCTTTAAAAGACAAACAGTCACTTACTCTTCAGGATAAAAATTTTACTGTTAAGATAAATTACAATAAAAATTCTACTTCTCGTGTGGAGTTTTTTATAAATAAATAA
- a CDS encoding Na+/H+ antiporter NhaC family protein, translated as MQENTKSSFIGLVPLLIFILFYLGTGIFLQMNNTPMAFYQLPSPVAVTLGIIAAFILFKGTIQEKCTTFLEGCGHQDIITMCVIYLLAGAFASTAKNMGGVDSTVNLALNYIPVQFLAPGLFIVAGFISTATGTSVGAIVSIAPIAVGLADKSGVSLPLILAAVMGGSMFGDNLSVISDTTIAATRTQGVDMRDKFKVNLYIAIPAAVITIILLLIFGAPETITNLGSLEFSFIKVIPYIAVLIMAISGMNVFMVLTLGILIAGIIGLAYGNFTLLTFAKGVNSGFENMNEIFLLSLLSGGLGTMTAKAGGIQWIINKIQKIIVGKKTAKLGIGLLVSLTDIAVANNTVAIIINGSIAKKISHKYNVDPRESAALLDIFSCVFQGMIPYGAQMLILLNFAADKVSPMTLIPLLWYQILLLVFTLIFIKFDLTEKIKRI; from the coding sequence ATGCAAGAAAACACAAAAAGCAGCTTTATAGGACTTGTTCCACTGCTTATATTTATACTTTTTTACTTAGGTACAGGAATATTTCTTCAAATGAATAATACTCCAATGGCTTTTTATCAACTTCCATCTCCTGTAGCTGTAACTTTAGGTATAATTGCAGCTTTTATACTTTTTAAAGGAACTATTCAAGAAAAATGTACTACATTTCTTGAAGGATGTGGACATCAAGATATCATTACAATGTGTGTTATCTATCTTCTTGCTGGAGCATTTGCAAGTACAGCTAAAAACATGGGTGGAGTAGATTCTACAGTAAATTTAGCCTTAAACTATATTCCTGTTCAATTTCTAGCTCCTGGATTATTTATAGTAGCTGGATTTATCTCTACTGCAACAGGAACTTCTGTCGGTGCTATTGTTTCTATTGCTCCAATTGCTGTAGGACTTGCTGATAAAAGTGGAGTATCTTTGCCTCTTATACTTGCTGCTGTTATGGGTGGAAGTATGTTTGGAGATAATCTATCAGTTATTTCAGATACAACTATTGCTGCAACAAGAACTCAAGGTGTAGATATGAGAGATAAATTTAAAGTAAATCTATATATTGCTATTCCAGCTGCTGTTATCACTATTATTTTACTTTTAATTTTTGGAGCTCCAGAAACTATTACAAATCTTGGCAGTTTAGAATTTAGCTTTATCAAGGTTATACCTTATATAGCAGTTTTAATAATGGCAATTAGTGGAATGAATGTATTTATGGTTTTAACTTTAGGTATATTAATTGCTGGAATTATTGGTTTAGCTTATGGAAATTTTACTCTTTTAACATTTGCTAAAGGTGTAAATAGTGGATTTGAAAATATGAACGAAATTTTTCTTCTTTCTCTTTTGTCTGGTGGTTTAGGAACAATGACAGCAAAAGCTGGGGGAATACAGTGGATAATAAATAAGATTCAAAAAATTATCGTAGGAAAGAAAACAGCAAAATTAGGTATTGGACTTTTAGTATCTCTAACTGATATTGCAGTTGCAAATAACACTGTTGCTATTATTATAAACGGATCTATAGCAAAAAAAATATCACATAAATACAATGTTGATCCAAGAGAAAGTGCAGCTCTACTTGATATATTTTCTTGTGTTTTTCAAGGAATGATCCCATACGGAGCACAAATGCTTATACTTTTAAATTTTGCTGCTGATAAAGTTTCTCCTATGACATTAATACCTCTACTTTGGTATCAAATTCTTTTACTTGTATTTACACTTATTTTTATAAAATTTGATCTTACTGAAAAAATAAAAAGAATATAG
- the hutI gene encoding imidazolonepropionase: MKADLILYNIGSLVTSREIEKTSDMTNMENIEIIENAYLAVKDDKILQVGKEPIPKDLVDSNTAMVDVHKKVVTPGIVDSHTHLVFYGSRENELPLKIKGVPYLEILRNGGGILSTVRATRKATKDELIKKAMDTLDRMLCFGVTTVESKSGYGLSLEQELKQLEVNSELNKKHPIDIVSTFMGAHAVPEEYRDRPHDYIDEIIKMLPEIKKRNLAEFCDIFCEDEVFSVDESRKILTEAKKEGYKLKIHADEIVSLGGAELAGEVGAVSAEHLMAVSDEGIKSLKENNVIANILPATSFNLGKNYAPVRKMIDEGVNVAISSDYNPGSCPTENMQLVMQICSSQLKMTPAEIFKGVTLNGARALTRENTIGSLEKGKKADFIVYDTDNLNYIFYNFGINHVKDVYKDGKIVVKNKERVY, encoded by the coding sequence ATGAAAGCGGATTTAATTTTATATAATATTGGAAGTTTAGTTACATCAAGAGAAATAGAAAAAACTTCAGACATGACTAATATGGAAAATATAGAGATCATTGAGAATGCTTACTTAGCAGTTAAAGATGATAAAATTTTGCAAGTTGGTAAAGAACCAATTCCTAAAGACCTTGTTGACTCTAATACAGCTATGGTAGATGTACACAAAAAAGTAGTCACTCCAGGTATTGTAGATTCTCACACACATTTGGTGTTTTATGGATCTAGAGAAAATGAACTCCCTTTAAAAATAAAGGGGGTTCCATACTTGGAGATTCTAAGAAATGGTGGAGGAATATTAAGTACAGTTAGAGCTACAAGAAAAGCTACAAAAGATGAGCTTATAAAAAAAGCTATGGACACATTGGATAGAATGTTATGTTTTGGTGTTACTACAGTTGAGTCTAAAAGTGGGTATGGACTTAGCTTAGAACAAGAACTAAAGCAATTAGAAGTAAATAGTGAACTAAATAAAAAACATCCTATAGATATAGTGTCAACTTTTATGGGTGCACATGCGGTACCAGAAGAATATAGGGATAGACCACACGATTATATAGATGAAATTATTAAAATGTTACCAGAGATAAAAAAGAGAAATTTAGCAGAGTTTTGTGATATTTTCTGCGAAGATGAAGTATTTTCAGTAGATGAGAGCAGAAAAATATTAACAGAAGCAAAAAAAGAGGGGTATAAATTAAAAATACATGCAGATGAAATAGTATCGTTAGGTGGAGCAGAGTTAGCAGGAGAAGTTGGTGCTGTGTCAGCAGAACATTTGATGGCAGTAAGTGATGAAGGAATAAAATCTTTAAAAGAAAATAATGTCATTGCAAATATTTTGCCAGCAACTTCATTTAATTTAGGGAAAAATTATGCACCTGTTAGAAAGATGATAGATGAAGGGGTAAATGTAGCAATATCTAGTGATTACAATCCTGGGTCATGTCCAACAGAGAATATGCAGTTAGTTATGCAAATTTGTTCATCTCAATTAAAAATGACACCAGCAGAAATATTTAAAGGGGTTACACTAAATGGTGCTAGAGCACTTACTAGAGAAAATACAATAGGTAGCTTAGAAAAAGGGAAAAAAGCTGACTTTATTGTATATGACACTGATAATCTTAACTATATTTTCTATAATTTTGGAATTAACCATGTAAAAGATGTATATAAAGACGGGAAAATAGTAGTTAAGAATAAAGAAAGAGTGTATTAG
- a CDS encoding urocanate hydratase, with protein sequence MNKDIYEAMTIKLTKDDIPPVIPKMDPKMRRAPKRVVHLEKDEIELALKNALRYIPKEFHEQLAPEFLDELMEHGRIYGYRFRPEGRIYGKPIDEYKGKCIEAKAMQVMIDNNLDFDIALYPYELVTYGETGQVCQNWMQYRLIKKYLENMTQDQTLVVASGHPTGLFRSKPEAPRAIITNALMVGAFDDYDNWARAAALGVANYGQMTAGGWMYIGPQGIVHGTYSTILNAARLFCGVPKDGDLTGKLFVTSGLGGMSGAQGKATVIANGVGIIAEVDISRIHTRLEQGWINKIAKTPEEAFKLAKEKMAAKVPYAIAYHGNIVDLLEYAVEHNEHIDLLSDQTSCHAVYDGGYCPVGISFEERTRLLAEDREKFNELVNKTLRRHYEVIKKLTSRGVYFFDYGNSFLKSIYDIGVKEISKNGRDDKGGFIFPSYVEDILGPELFDYGYGPFRWVCLSGKKEDLLKTDKAALELVDPTRRYQDRDNYMWIKDADKNGLVVGTQARIFYQDAMSRTYIALKFNEMVRNGEIGPVMLGRDHHDVSGTDSPFRETSNIKDGSSIMADMATQCFAGNAARGMTMIALHNGGGVGIGKSINGGFGMVLDGSHRVDEILMQAMPWDVMGGVARRAWARNPHSIETVIEYNKNNRGTDHITLPYIADDKLIKKVVDEKIK encoded by the coding sequence ATGAATAAAGATATTTATGAAGCTATGACAATTAAATTAACAAAAGATGATATACCACCAGTGATTCCTAAAATGGATCCAAAAATGAGAAGAGCTCCAAAAAGAGTTGTACATCTTGAAAAAGATGAAATAGAATTAGCATTGAAAAATGCATTGAGATATATTCCAAAAGAATTTCATGAACAATTAGCACCAGAATTTTTAGATGAACTTATGGAGCATGGAAGAATCTATGGTTATAGATTTAGACCTGAGGGAAGAATTTATGGAAAACCAATTGATGAATATAAAGGAAAATGTATAGAAGCTAAAGCTATGCAAGTAATGATAGATAATAACCTTGATTTTGACATTGCACTATATCCTTATGAACTTGTAACTTATGGGGAAACTGGACAAGTTTGTCAAAACTGGATGCAATATAGACTTATAAAAAAATATTTAGAAAATATGACACAAGATCAAACTTTAGTAGTAGCATCAGGACATCCAACAGGATTATTTAGATCAAAACCTGAAGCACCAAGAGCTATTATAACAAATGCTTTGATGGTTGGAGCTTTTGATGACTATGATAACTGGGCAAGAGCAGCTGCTTTAGGAGTAGCAAACTATGGACAAATGACTGCTGGTGGTTGGATGTATATAGGACCTCAAGGAATTGTACATGGAACATACTCAACAATATTAAATGCAGCAAGACTATTCTGTGGAGTTCCTAAAGATGGAGATTTAACAGGAAAATTATTTGTTACATCAGGACTTGGAGGAATGAGTGGAGCACAAGGAAAAGCAACTGTAATAGCTAATGGTGTAGGAATTATAGCTGAAGTAGATATTTCAAGAATACATACTAGGCTAGAACAAGGTTGGATAAATAAAATAGCAAAAACTCCAGAAGAAGCATTTAAGCTTGCAAAAGAAAAAATGGCAGCAAAAGTTCCATATGCAATAGCTTATCATGGAAATATAGTAGATTTACTAGAATATGCAGTAGAACACAATGAACATATAGATTTATTATCAGACCAAACTTCATGTCATGCTGTATATGATGGTGGATATTGTCCAGTTGGAATTTCATTTGAAGAAAGAACAAGACTTCTCGCAGAAGATAGAGAAAAATTCAATGAACTTGTTAATAAAACTTTAAGAAGACACTATGAAGTAATTAAAAAATTAACATCTAGAGGAGTTTACTTCTTTGACTATGGAAATAGTTTCTTAAAATCAATTTATGATATAGGAGTTAAGGAAATTTCTAAAAACGGAAGAGATGATAAAGGTGGATTTATATTCCCTTCTTATGTAGAAGATATATTAGGACCAGAATTATTTGATTATGGATATGGACCATTTAGATGGGTATGTCTATCAGGTAAAAAAGAAGATTTATTAAAAACTGATAAGGCTGCTTTAGAGCTTGTAGATCCAACAAGAAGATATCAAGATAGAGATAATTATATGTGGATTAAAGATGCAGATAAAAATGGACTTGTAGTTGGAACACAAGCAAGAATATTCTATCAAGATGCTATGAGTAGAACATATATTGCTTTAAAATTTAATGAAATGGTAAGAAATGGAGAAATAGGACCTGTAATGTTAGGAAGAGATCACCATGACGTATCTGGTACAGACTCACCATTTAGAGAAACTTCAAATATAAAAGATGGAAGTAGTATAATGGCAGATATGGCAACACAATGTTTTGCTGGAAATGCTGCAAGAGGAATGACTATGATAGCTCTTCATAATGGTGGAGGAGTTGGAATAGGAAAATCTATAAATGGTGGATTTGGAATGGTTTTAGATGGAAGTCATAGAGTAGATGAAATTTTAATGCAAGCTATGCCTTGGGACGTAATGGGTGGAGTTGCTAGAAGAGCTTGGGCTAGAAATCCTCATTCTATTGAAACAGTTATAGAATACAATAAAAATAATAGAGGAACAGATCATATTACATTACCATACATTGCAGATGATAAATTGATTAAGAAGGTTGTTGACGAAAAAATAAAATAG